The Microlunatus antarcticus genome window below encodes:
- a CDS encoding Gfo/Idh/MocA family protein, translated as MPVTLPRPRLLDPASVPALRWGVIGTGIAGPFVSALHRRTTQRAVAVVARDQAKTEAFAREHGIGTVHRSVSALIEDPQVDVVYVATPHPLHHAQALEAVAAGKHVLVEKPIAMSAAEAREITDAGRAAGVLVQEAMWTRYLPQSDVIRQVLADGLLGDVRLVRADFGFVFPFDADHRLWNAELGGGALLDAGVYPISFASSVLGPPDSVTAVGSLAPTGVDERADLLLPSGGATALASTSLVARLPVTASVMGSQARLDVWSPFFGPTGLTLTSGSATAEETSTWRDQTFDRLNEGLAHQAVHLAAYVGEGRLESPVHPHAELVSIMATIDEARRQLIAAG; from the coding sequence ATGCCCGTCACCCTGCCCCGCCCTCGTCTGCTCGACCCCGCCTCGGTCCCGGCGCTGCGGTGGGGCGTGATCGGCACGGGCATCGCGGGACCGTTCGTGTCCGCGCTCCACCGGCGGACGACCCAGCGCGCCGTCGCCGTGGTGGCGCGGGATCAGGCGAAGACCGAGGCGTTCGCCCGCGAGCACGGGATCGGCACCGTGCACCGGAGCGTGTCGGCGCTGATCGAGGATCCGCAGGTCGACGTCGTCTACGTCGCCACCCCGCACCCGCTGCACCACGCGCAGGCGCTGGAGGCGGTCGCGGCCGGCAAGCACGTGCTGGTCGAGAAGCCGATCGCCATGTCGGCGGCGGAGGCCCGCGAGATCACCGACGCCGGGCGCGCCGCCGGGGTGCTGGTGCAGGAGGCGATGTGGACGCGCTACCTGCCGCAGTCCGACGTGATCCGTCAGGTCCTCGCCGACGGCCTGCTGGGCGACGTACGGCTGGTGCGGGCCGACTTCGGCTTCGTGTTCCCCTTCGACGCCGACCACCGGCTCTGGAACGCTGAGCTCGGCGGCGGGGCCCTCCTCGACGCCGGCGTCTACCCGATCTCGTTCGCCTCGTCCGTCCTCGGGCCGCCCGACTCCGTGACCGCCGTCGGCTCGCTGGCGCCGACCGGCGTGGACGAGCGGGCCGACCTCCTGCTGCCGTCGGGCGGCGCCACCGCGCTGGCGTCGACGTCGCTGGTGGCGCGGCTGCCGGTCACGGCGTCGGTCATGGGTTCGCAGGCCCGGCTGGACGTCTGGAGCCCGTTCTTCGGCCCGACCGGGCTGACGCTGACGTCGGGCTCGGCCACGGCGGAGGAGACGTCGACCTGGCGCGACCAGACCTTCGACCGGCTCAACGAGGGCCTGGCCCACCAGGCCGTCCACCTCGCCGCGTACGTGGGCGAGGGCCGCCTGGAGTCGCCCGTGCACCCGCACGCCGAGCTGGTCTCGATCATGGCCACGATCGACGAGGCCCGCCGCCAGCTCATCGCGGCGGGGTGA
- a CDS encoding alpha-amylase family glycosyl hydrolase, whose amino-acid sequence MPLPPDSVGSTHFAEGAAAADWWRDAVVYQVYPRSFADSDGDGIGDLDGVREHVDHLVALGVDAVWLSPFYPSALADGGYDIDDHRDVAPELGDLAAFDAMVAALHAHQIKVIVDIVPNHTSDRHRWFQAALAAGPGSDERDRYVFRSGRGPGGDQPPSDWESDFGGPAWTRLPDGWWYLHLFAPEQPDLNWDRRDVRDDFLATLAFWADRGVDGFRVDVANLLVKDLTEPLPDLAALATVADGNHAYSDRDAVQEVYAEWRTLFDRYDPPRMAVAEAWVPAHRRARYARPESLGQAFNFDLLSAPWDAPTWRRVITENLDLSAESGSTSTWVLSNHDVIRHPTRYGITAAAGQPNAIGYIPGFGVDPDITVDEALGARRARAATLLMLALPGSAYLYQGEELGLFEVAEIDAGQRQDPTFFRTGGTRLGRDGCRVPLPWTSEPSSYGFSPDPASAPPHLPQPAWFADLSVARENGDDASSLTLYRRALRLRRELTSGEGLTWVPSEPGVLHVVRAGGWHCLTNFGPDPVPVPPGELLLASGPLVDGSVPTDTTVWVRGA is encoded by the coding sequence ATGCCGCTGCCCCCCGACTCCGTCGGCTCCACCCACTTCGCCGAAGGCGCGGCAGCCGCCGACTGGTGGCGCGACGCCGTCGTCTACCAGGTCTACCCGCGCAGCTTCGCCGACAGCGACGGCGACGGCATCGGCGACCTGGACGGGGTGCGCGAGCACGTCGACCACCTCGTCGCGCTCGGCGTGGACGCGGTCTGGCTGAGCCCGTTCTACCCGTCGGCGCTCGCCGACGGCGGCTACGACATCGACGACCACCGCGACGTGGCGCCGGAACTGGGTGACCTGGCCGCGTTCGACGCGATGGTTGCGGCGCTCCACGCGCACCAGATCAAGGTGATCGTCGACATCGTGCCCAACCACACGTCGGACCGGCACCGCTGGTTCCAGGCGGCGCTGGCCGCGGGACCGGGGTCCGACGAGCGCGACCGCTACGTCTTCCGGTCGGGGCGCGGGCCCGGTGGCGACCAGCCGCCGAGCGACTGGGAGTCCGACTTCGGCGGGCCCGCCTGGACGCGCCTTCCCGACGGCTGGTGGTACCTGCACCTCTTCGCCCCCGAGCAGCCCGACCTCAACTGGGACCGTCGCGACGTCCGCGACGACTTCCTCGCCACCCTCGCCTTCTGGGCCGACCGCGGTGTCGACGGCTTCCGGGTCGACGTCGCCAACCTGCTGGTGAAGGACCTGACCGAGCCGCTGCCCGACCTCGCCGCGCTGGCGACCGTGGCCGACGGCAATCACGCGTACTCCGACCGCGATGCCGTGCAGGAGGTGTACGCCGAGTGGCGGACCCTGTTCGACCGCTACGACCCGCCGCGGATGGCCGTCGCCGAGGCGTGGGTGCCGGCCCACCGGCGGGCCCGCTACGCGAGGCCGGAGAGCCTCGGGCAGGCGTTCAACTTCGACCTGCTCTCCGCGCCCTGGGACGCGCCGACGTGGCGTCGCGTGATCACCGAGAACCTCGACCTCTCGGCCGAGAGCGGCTCCACCTCGACCTGGGTGCTCTCCAACCACGACGTCATCCGGCACCCGACGCGCTACGGGATCACGGCGGCGGCGGGCCAGCCGAACGCAATCGGCTACATCCCCGGCTTCGGCGTCGACCCGGACATCACCGTCGACGAGGCGCTCGGGGCCCGGCGCGCCCGGGCGGCCACGCTGCTGATGCTCGCGCTGCCCGGGTCGGCGTACCTCTACCAGGGCGAGGAGCTCGGCCTCTTCGAGGTCGCCGAGATCGACGCGGGCCAGCGCCAGGACCCGACGTTCTTCCGGACGGGCGGGACGCGCCTGGGCCGCGACGGCTGCCGCGTGCCGCTGCCCTGGACCAGCGAGCCGTCGTCGTACGGCTTCAGCCCCGACCCCGCCTCGGCGCCGCCGCACCTGCCGCAGCCGGCGTGGTTCGCCGACCTGAGCGTGGCCCGCGAGAACGGCGACGACGCCTCGAGCCTCACCCTCTACCGCCGGGCCCTGCGGCTGCGCCGGGAGCTGACCTCGGGGGAGGGCCTGACGTGGGTCCCGTCGGAGCCGGGCGTCCTTCACGTGGTCAGGGCGGGCGGCTGGCACTGCCTCACCAACTTCGGACCGGATCCCGTGCCCGTCCCGCCGGGCGAGCTGCTCCTGGCCAGCGGCCCGCTCGTCGACGGGTCCGTCCCGACCGACACCACCGTGTGGGTGCGGGGTGCCTGA
- a CDS encoding AGE family epimerase/isomerase — translation MPEARGWSHPPAHTGWLAAHERALLRFGRHVVRSDGLAHWLDDDGAPDPARTGDVYVAARMAHVYLLGGMRGVPGCTPLAARLLAGLATAARDREHGGWLEHVPDPAAGPTDPADPAPNADKQAYTHAFVVLAGATATVAGESGGPALLADALRTTYEVFADPGTPLFVDSVSADLSVTRPYRGLNANMHLVEALLAAADATGDRAHAERAGAICAWVEGQVRTHGWRIPEHYDERWVPQLEHNRDHPDDPFRPYGATIGHAFEWARLMLQTGHALGEPDRHFETSARLFDRAVEDGWVEGEHPGFVYTTGWDGVPVVPDRVFWVPAEAIGAAAALAQLTGEPRYRERYVAWWDHVAGVFVDEDRGSWHHQLDTTNSPTSTIWSGKPDLYHAYQAVLLSRLPVAASLAGAVASERG, via the coding sequence GTGCCTGAGGCCCGCGGCTGGTCGCACCCGCCGGCCCACACCGGCTGGCTGGCGGCCCACGAACGCGCGCTGCTGCGCTTCGGTCGTCACGTGGTCCGCTCCGACGGTCTCGCGCACTGGCTCGACGACGACGGCGCACCCGACCCCGCCCGGACCGGCGACGTCTACGTGGCCGCCCGGATGGCCCACGTCTACCTGCTCGGCGGGATGCGGGGCGTCCCCGGCTGCACGCCGCTCGCCGCCCGGCTGCTGGCCGGGCTGGCGACCGCGGCCCGGGACCGGGAGCACGGCGGCTGGCTGGAGCACGTGCCGGACCCCGCCGCCGGCCCGACCGACCCCGCCGACCCGGCCCCGAATGCGGACAAGCAGGCCTACACGCACGCGTTCGTCGTCCTGGCCGGCGCCACGGCGACGGTCGCGGGGGAGTCGGGCGGTCCGGCCCTGCTGGCCGACGCGCTGCGGACGACGTACGAGGTGTTCGCCGACCCCGGGACGCCGCTCTTCGTCGACAGCGTCTCCGCCGACCTCTCGGTGACCCGTCCCTACCGCGGCCTCAACGCGAACATGCACCTCGTCGAGGCGCTGCTGGCCGCGGCGGACGCCACCGGCGACCGCGCGCACGCCGAACGTGCCGGGGCGATCTGCGCCTGGGTCGAGGGGCAGGTCCGGACGCACGGCTGGCGCATCCCCGAGCACTACGACGAGCGCTGGGTGCCGCAGCTCGAGCACAACCGCGACCACCCGGACGACCCCTTCCGCCCGTACGGGGCGACGATCGGGCACGCCTTCGAGTGGGCCCGGCTGATGCTGCAGACCGGCCACGCCCTGGGCGAGCCCGACCGCCACTTCGAGACCTCGGCGCGGCTGTTCGACCGGGCCGTCGAGGACGGCTGGGTCGAGGGGGAGCACCCCGGCTTCGTCTACACCACGGGCTGGGACGGGGTGCCGGTCGTGCCCGACCGGGTCTTCTGGGTGCCGGCGGAGGCGATCGGGGCCGCCGCCGCGCTGGCTCAGCTGACCGGCGAACCGCGCTACCGCGAGCGGTACGTGGCGTGGTGGGACCACGTGGCCGGGGTGTTCGTCGACGAGGACCGCGGCTCGTGGCACCACCAGCTCGACACCACGAACTCACCCACGAGCACCATCTGGTCGGGCAAGCCCGACCTCTACCACGCCTACCAGGCGGTGCTGCTCTCCCGGCTCCCGGTCGCCGCCAGCCTTGCGGGGGCGGTGGCGTCGGAGCGGGGCTGA
- a CDS encoding MFS transporter, which produces MAAHLLGARRGRARARRVRAGELSRDAPGGATLGRVGLLASARRMGSLLRIPRFSLYLATSCVATVGFFAYIATSAFVFQTWYGYSTARYTLVFATNASCMIISTLVFGKIVGRVSEDRLLTVGLAVATVGSAGVLSAALLHAPGWVVWVCLALVTGAQGLVITGSATRTQALGQASPGTAAALAGGLAFGVGGLGTPLAGLLGGTPAAMGGIMLAGLGLGLVLQTVGPRLLVRDR; this is translated from the coding sequence CTGGCGGCTCACCTTCTGGGCGCTCGCCGCGGTCGGGCTCGCGCTCGCCGTGTCCGTGCTGGTGAGCTTTCCCGAGACGCTCCCGGCGGAGCGACGCTCGGCCGGGTCGGCCTGCTGGCCAGCGCCCGGCGGATGGGGTCGCTGCTGCGCATCCCGCGCTTCTCGCTCTACCTGGCCACCTCGTGCGTGGCCACGGTCGGCTTCTTCGCCTACATCGCGACGAGCGCCTTCGTCTTCCAGACCTGGTACGGCTACTCGACCGCGCGCTACACCCTCGTCTTCGCCACGAACGCGTCCTGCATGATCATCTCGACCCTGGTGTTCGGGAAGATCGTGGGCCGCGTCTCCGAGGACCGCCTCCTCACCGTCGGGCTGGCCGTGGCCACGGTCGGCTCGGCCGGCGTGCTCAGCGCCGCGCTCCTCCACGCCCCGGGCTGGGTCGTGTGGGTCTGCCTCGCCCTGGTCACGGGAGCGCAGGGCCTGGTGATCACCGGCTCCGCGACCCGGACGCAGGCCCTCGGGCAGGCGTCGCCCGGCACCGCCGCCGCCCTGGCCGGCGGCCTCGCCTTCGGGGTCGGAGGCCTCGGGACACCCCTGGCCGGACTGCTCGGCGGCACGCCCGCGGCCATGGGCGGCATCATGCTCGCGGGCCTCGGTCTCGGGCTGGTCCTGCAGACGGTCGGGCCCCGCCTGCTCGTGCGCGACCGCTGA
- a CDS encoding VanZ family protein gives MSSTVLPAVIAVIASLFVALALLVPFVAVQYRRRGTLGLGPTVLSFAALVYALALVSYTLLPLPELTADFCSVHRVSPQLRPGQFVADVLRENRGGVFGLATNRALQQVVFNVALFVPLGMFLRHLLRRGIVVSTAIGLGVSLLVELTQLTGVWTLFPCAYRLFDVDDLIANTSGALLGALLGPVLRLVPGQRTGDPDEPRPVTARRRLLGMLCDWAAGVGTGGVLAVGWSVLAATLDVDLPARADRLVPVVLTGLVPGLLLALLVLRTGRTLGELVVRLRPTSTAGATSGRGARLLRWALGIGGYLVLRSAGIPLLDLAATALAVASVVAVLVGAGRGGFAYRVVHWQLEDDRTGADHPRPRQPSA, from the coding sequence ATGAGCAGCACCGTCCTGCCGGCCGTGATCGCGGTGATCGCCAGCCTGTTCGTGGCCCTGGCCCTGCTGGTGCCGTTCGTGGCCGTGCAGTACCGGCGGCGAGGGACGCTGGGGCTCGGGCCGACCGTGCTGAGCTTCGCCGCGCTGGTCTACGCGCTGGCCCTCGTGTCGTACACGCTCCTGCCGCTGCCCGAGCTGACGGCCGACTTCTGCTCGGTCCACCGGGTGTCGCCGCAGCTGCGTCCCGGGCAGTTCGTCGCCGACGTCCTCCGGGAGAACCGTGGCGGCGTCTTCGGGCTGGCGACGAACCGGGCGCTGCAGCAGGTCGTCTTCAACGTCGCGCTCTTCGTCCCGCTGGGGATGTTCCTGCGGCACCTGCTGCGCCGCGGGATTGTGGTCAGCACCGCGATCGGGCTGGGCGTCTCCCTGCTGGTGGAGCTGACCCAGCTGACCGGGGTGTGGACGCTGTTCCCCTGCGCCTACCGGCTCTTCGACGTCGACGACCTCATCGCCAACACGTCGGGTGCGCTGCTCGGCGCGCTGCTCGGTCCGGTGCTGCGGCTGGTGCCCGGCCAGCGCACCGGCGACCCCGACGAGCCCCGGCCGGTCACCGCCCGTCGGCGGCTGCTCGGCATGCTGTGCGACTGGGCCGCCGGGGTCGGCACCGGGGGCGTGCTCGCGGTCGGGTGGAGCGTGCTCGCGGCGACCCTCGACGTGGACCTGCCGGCCCGCGCCGACCGGCTGGTGCCGGTCGTCCTGACCGGGCTCGTCCCGGGGCTGCTGCTCGCCCTGCTCGTCCTGCGGACCGGCCGCACGCTCGGCGAGCTCGTCGTCCGCCTCCGGCCGACGAGCACGGCCGGAGCGACCTCGGGGAGAGGGGCGCGTCTCCTGCGCTGGGCCCTCGGCATCGGCGGCTACCTGGTGCTGCGGAGCGCCGGCATCCCCCTCCTCGACCTGGCCGCGACCGCCCTCGCCGTCGCGTCGGTGGTGGCGGTGCTCGTCGGGGCGGGCCGAGGCGGGTTCGCGTACCGCGTCGTGCACTGGCAGCTCGAGGACGACCGGACCGGCGCCGACCACCCCCGTCCGCGCCAGCCGTCGGCCTGA
- a CDS encoding nucleotide disphospho-sugar-binding domain-containing protein, with amino-acid sequence MKILFASAPGYGLMMPLVPLVWAAQAAGHTARLATTGRMCAVAAGAGLEVVDVCPDQDLWARLQAGVGRGPGGGPPVSPFRMFTEEMTPGTVEAAREHGADLVVWTSDHGSGELAATTLGLPGLEVGNRVSWSTRDQGGPGSDISGVAAVRTQLGLDGTPLHIVARVDPRAPSMGGLVDDEPDPRDGVPWWSMRYVPFNGGAVVEPWARQTPARPRVLVTLGTVVPTVAGTDVVSVLLAALADLPVEVVLALGDASLPKGTELPSNVRAVGYLPLSAVLPTCRLIVHHGGSGTTAAPLHFGVPQLVLPAFADNPLSAKRVSDRGVGLAHDPTTLDVETARELVLRLLEEPAFTTAAAEVAAEMATQPSPAAVVARVEEELAR; translated from the coding sequence ATGAAGATCCTCTTCGCCTCGGCGCCGGGCTACGGGCTGATGATGCCGCTCGTGCCGCTCGTGTGGGCGGCCCAGGCGGCCGGGCACACGGCCCGGCTCGCCACGACCGGTCGAATGTGCGCCGTCGCCGCGGGCGCCGGCCTCGAGGTGGTCGACGTGTGCCCCGACCAGGACCTCTGGGCTCGGTTGCAGGCCGGGGTCGGCAGGGGGCCGGGCGGAGGTCCGCCCGTGTCGCCCTTCCGCATGTTCACCGAGGAGATGACGCCGGGCACGGTCGAGGCGGCCCGGGAGCACGGGGCCGACCTCGTCGTCTGGACGTCCGACCACGGCAGCGGCGAGCTGGCCGCGACCACCCTCGGGCTGCCCGGCCTGGAGGTCGGCAACCGCGTCTCCTGGTCCACCCGCGACCAGGGTGGACCCGGGAGCGACATCTCCGGCGTCGCGGCGGTCCGTACGCAGCTGGGCCTGGACGGCACGCCGCTGCACATCGTCGCCCGCGTCGACCCACGGGCGCCGAGCATGGGCGGGCTGGTCGACGACGAGCCCGACCCGCGCGACGGCGTGCCCTGGTGGTCCATGCGGTACGTGCCGTTCAACGGCGGCGCCGTCGTCGAGCCGTGGGCCCGGCAGACTCCCGCCCGGCCGCGGGTGCTCGTGACGCTGGGCACCGTCGTCCCCACCGTGGCCGGGACCGACGTCGTCTCCGTGCTGCTGGCGGCGCTGGCCGACCTGCCCGTCGAGGTGGTCCTCGCGCTCGGTGACGCCAGCCTCCCGAAGGGGACGGAGCTGCCCTCGAACGTCCGCGCGGTCGGCTACCTGCCGTTGTCCGCCGTGCTCCCGACGTGCCGGCTGATCGTCCACCACGGCGGCTCGGGCACCACCGCCGCGCCGCTGCACTTCGGGGTGCCCCAGCTGGTCCTGCCCGCGTTCGCCGACAACCCGCTCTCGGCGAAGCGCGTCAGCGACCGTGGTGTGGGGCTGGCGCACGACCCGACCACGCTGGACGTCGAGACGGCCCGGGAGCTCGTCCTCCGGCTGCTGGAGGAGCCCGCCTTCACCACCGCCGCCGCCGAGGTCGCCGCCGAGATGGCGACCCAGCCCAGCCCGGCCGCGGTCGTGGCCCGGGTCGAGGAGGAGCTCGCCCGCTGA
- a CDS encoding nuclear transport factor 2 family protein, with the protein MTTDGRATVRDPGDLRLDLRLHGRGRVPGRRGPVFDLTGFVRAREHRDLGARVAWYAEDADIHVVDPASPPPGSRTVHGRPAIRAWFDSLDAAGGLVTDLVDGGDVVAFTERWTRRDGTSVVAASTAEVRDGLVAVQRTVLAWGGASTADPSDGWTRLGKDLWTTAG; encoded by the coding sequence ATGACCACGGACGGCCGGGCCACCGTGCGCGACCCCGGCGACCTCCGCCTCGACCTGCGCCTCCACGGGCGGGGCCGGGTGCCCGGCCGGCGGGGACCGGTGTTCGACCTGACCGGTTTCGTGCGCGCCCGGGAGCACCGTGACCTCGGCGCCCGGGTCGCCTGGTATGCGGAGGACGCCGACATCCACGTCGTCGACCCGGCCAGCCCGCCCCCCGGCTCCCGGACCGTCCACGGCCGTCCGGCCATCCGGGCGTGGTTCGACAGCCTGGACGCGGCCGGCGGTCTGGTCACCGACCTCGTCGACGGCGGCGACGTCGTCGCCTTCACCGAGCGCTGGACGCGGCGGGACGGCACGTCGGTCGTGGCGGCCAGCACCGCGGAGGTCCGCGACGGCCTCGTGGCCGTGCAGCGCACCGTCCTCGCCTGGGGTGGCGCTTCCACCGCCGACCCGAGCGACGGGTGGACGCGGCTGGGCAAGGACCTCTGGACCACGGCGGGCTGA
- a CDS encoding DoxX family protein, translating to MSRVRTVARVALGGILVFAGTSHLTFARRPFRAQVPETVVEVTPLSTDQVVLASGVVEIAFGATIALAPERHRQLVGNVAATFFTAVFPGNLAQLEHHRDAFGLDTDRKRRLRLLGQPLLVAWALWSTRTRR from the coding sequence ATGAGCAGGGTCCGCACCGTCGCGCGCGTGGCTCTCGGCGGGATCCTGGTCTTCGCCGGGACGAGTCACCTCACGTTCGCCCGCAGGCCGTTCCGGGCCCAGGTCCCCGAGACCGTGGTCGAGGTCACGCCCCTGAGCACGGACCAGGTCGTGCTCGCGTCCGGGGTGGTCGAGATCGCCTTCGGTGCCACGATCGCCCTCGCGCCGGAGCGGCACCGCCAGCTCGTCGGGAACGTGGCCGCGACGTTCTTCACCGCCGTCTTCCCCGGCAACCTCGCCCAGCTCGAGCACCACCGCGACGCCTTCGGCCTCGACACCGACCGCAAGCGCCGCCTCCGGCTGCTCGGCCAGCCGCTCCTCGTGGCCTGGGCCCTCTGGTCCACCCGCACGCGCCGCTGA
- a CDS encoding LacI family DNA-binding transcriptional regulator, whose amino-acid sequence MAATMREVAEAAGVSIATVSFVVNDSKRVAPETRRKIEDAMARLGFRRNSVARALASRRTRIVALVYPAMEHKLGGSAMEFITSAARTAGEAGYHLVLWPVSNDADELTELVGQGLVDGVLLMEVQLEDARVEVLRATQTPFALIGRSADLTGLVYVDIDFDRTMEQAVDHLYGLGHRHLVLVTGSQADASFRSYGPYVRAADAYRRLAAERGFAVVVLECGQDTDGGRAVAEEIVSTRPWTTGVLVLNEFAAPGLVSGLLRHGLRVPDDVSVLSVLTSTEMSTLVDPALTAMSSPGPELGELGVQALLRVLDGADTLPPRLLPGVLVPGGSTGPVRAGAAPVPDPSCTPRS is encoded by the coding sequence ATGGCGGCGACCATGCGGGAAGTGGCGGAGGCGGCCGGCGTCTCGATCGCCACGGTGTCCTTCGTCGTCAACGACTCCAAGCGGGTGGCGCCGGAGACCCGGCGCAAGATCGAGGACGCCATGGCGCGGCTGGGGTTCCGACGCAACAGCGTGGCCCGGGCCCTGGCCAGCCGGCGGACCCGGATCGTGGCGCTGGTCTACCCGGCGATGGAGCACAAGCTGGGCGGGTCGGCGATGGAGTTCATCACCAGCGCAGCGCGGACGGCCGGCGAGGCCGGCTACCACCTGGTGCTGTGGCCGGTGAGCAACGACGCCGACGAGCTGACCGAGCTGGTGGGCCAGGGGCTGGTGGACGGCGTGCTGCTGATGGAGGTCCAGCTCGAGGACGCCCGCGTCGAGGTGCTCCGGGCGACGCAGACGCCGTTCGCCCTGATCGGTCGTTCCGCGGACCTCACCGGGCTGGTCTACGTCGACATCGACTTCGACCGCACGATGGAGCAGGCCGTCGACCACCTGTACGGGCTCGGTCACCGTCACCTCGTGCTGGTCACCGGCAGCCAGGCCGACGCGAGCTTCCGCAGCTACGGCCCGTACGTCCGCGCGGCGGACGCCTACCGACGCCTGGCCGCCGAGCGTGGCTTCGCGGTCGTGGTTCTGGAGTGCGGGCAGGACACCGACGGGGGCCGCGCGGTCGCCGAGGAGATCGTCTCCACGCGACCGTGGACGACGGGGGTCCTCGTCCTCAACGAGTTCGCCGCACCGGGGCTGGTCTCCGGCCTCCTGCGGCACGGGCTGCGCGTCCCCGACGACGTCTCGGTCCTGTCGGTCCTGACGTCGACCGAGATGAGCACGCTGGTCGACCCCGCCCTGACCGCGATGTCCTCACCCGGCCCGGAGCTCGGCGAGCTGGGCGTGCAGGCCCTCCTCCGGGTCCTCGACGGCGCCGACACCCTGCCGCCCCGGCTCCTCCCCGGCGTCCTCGTGCCCGGCGGCTCGACCGGACCGGTCCGGGCCGGGGCGGCTCCCGTCCCTGACCCGAGCTGCACCCCACGCAGTTAG
- a CDS encoding ABC transporter substrate-binding protein, with protein MITKLVSKRVATFAALAALAPLSLAACGGGSSGSSGGDASATVDTLKVLDYYTDEPGKTQIGDMLTACGTSIGVGTIEREAVPGPTLIQKVLQQASSKSLPDVLMLDNPDIQQIADTGALAPLGDFGITADGYAPGPVAAATGADGKLYGLQPGANTIAIFYRKDVLEKAGVTPPTTWAELRTAAKKLTVGKQYGFAFNATADYEGAWQFLPAMWSNGGDETDLKTPQVAGALQLWKDLVDDGSASKSVVNWKQSDVNDQFIAGNAAMMLNGPWQEPALDKAKVDYGVVPFPVDQAGQASVAPLGGEAWTVPMTGDQAKMAKAAELVKCMNTDANQLLRAKQGGLVPTKLALADQFKTEVPKMAGFTDAVAQARARTGKLGAKWPDTAKIIYTGVQLVLTGQAAPADAMAKAGG; from the coding sequence ATGATCACGAAGCTGGTTTCCAAGCGCGTGGCGACCTTCGCCGCCCTGGCCGCCCTGGCCCCCCTCTCCCTCGCCGCGTGCGGCGGCGGGTCCTCCGGGTCGTCGGGCGGGGACGCGTCCGCGACCGTCGACACCCTCAAGGTCCTCGACTACTACACCGACGAGCCCGGCAAGACCCAGATCGGCGACATGCTGACCGCGTGCGGCACCTCGATCGGGGTCGGCACGATCGAGCGCGAGGCCGTGCCCGGTCCGACCCTGATCCAGAAGGTGCTGCAGCAGGCGTCGTCCAAGTCCCTGCCCGACGTGCTGATGCTCGACAACCCCGACATCCAGCAGATCGCCGACACCGGCGCGTTGGCTCCCCTCGGCGACTTCGGCATCACCGCGGACGGCTACGCGCCGGGCCCGGTCGCCGCGGCCACCGGAGCCGACGGCAAGCTCTACGGCCTGCAGCCGGGGGCCAACACGATCGCGATCTTCTACCGCAAGGACGTGCTGGAGAAGGCCGGTGTGACGCCCCCGACCACCTGGGCCGAGCTCCGGACGGCGGCCAAGAAGCTGACCGTCGGCAAGCAGTACGGCTTCGCCTTCAACGCCACCGCCGACTACGAGGGCGCCTGGCAGTTCCTGCCGGCGATGTGGAGCAACGGCGGTGACGAGACCGACCTCAAGACCCCGCAGGTGGCGGGGGCCCTCCAGCTGTGGAAGGACCTCGTCGACGACGGCTCCGCGTCCAAGAGCGTCGTCAACTGGAAGCAGTCCGACGTGAACGACCAGTTCATCGCCGGCAACGCGGCCATGATGCTCAACGGGCCGTGGCAGGAACCCGCCCTGGACAAGGCGAAGGTCGACTACGGCGTCGTCCCGTTCCCGGTCGACCAGGCGGGCCAGGCCTCGGTCGCCCCGCTCGGCGGCGAGGCGTGGACGGTCCCCATGACCGGCGACCAGGCGAAGATGGCCAAGGCCGCCGAGCTGGTGAAGTGCATGAACACCGACGCGAACCAGCTGCTGCGCGCCAAGCAGGGCGGTCTGGTGCCGACCAAGCTCGCGCTCGCCGACCAGTTCAAGACCGAGGTCCCCAAGATGGCCGGCTTCACCGACGCCGTGGCCCAGGCCCGGGCCCGGACCGGCAAGCTCGGCGCCAAGTGGCCGGACACCGCCAAGATCATCTACACCGGCGTGCAGCTCGTGCTGACCGGCCAGGCCGCTCCGGCGGACGCGATGGCCAAGGCCGGCGGCTAA